The stretch of DNA CAACGCACCATGCGTTCGTGGGCCTGATAGACATGCCAGTTGTGCTCGGCAAACACGTAATCGCGCACGGTGGCCTTGGGGTTCTCAAGAATGGGCGCGAAGCTCACACCTTGAATGCGTTTGTCTTTCTTAGCACCGGCCAGATCGAGAATGGTCGCGCTGATGTCGATGCTGCTAATCAGCGACTGCGTCTCGGCGGGCGCGATGGTGCCGGGACGCGCAATGAGGAACGGCGTGCGAATACCGCTGTCGTACAGACGCGTTTTGCTGCGCGGAAACGGTCGGCCATTGTCGGTCATGTAAATAATGTAGGTGTCCTTTTCGATGCCCTGCCGTTTCAGCTCGGCGCGCAGTTGGCCCATGTAATAATCCGTGCGGCTCACCTCATGCATGTACTCGGCGAGATCCTTGCGCGTCACTGGGCCGTCGTAGAGATACGGTGGCACCTCGATGTCCTCGGGCTTGTAGAGCGGCGCCTTGTCGTTGAGCGCCCAACCGCGGTGAGCATCGCTGGAAGCGAACCAGAAAAAGAACGGTTGATCCTTCGGCCGCTCCTGCAACATTGGCACCCAGTCCGCCGACTTGCTCGGACCTTTGCCACCGGACACCTTATCGAACCCACGATTCACCGCCTTGCCCATATGATGTTTGCCCGAGAGCGCCGTGTAATATCCAGCCGCCTGCAATGCCTCGGGAAACACCGGCTGATCAGCCGGCATGGACGTGTGCAGCTCCGATGCCCCGGTGTTATGCGGATACCGCCCAGTGATCAAACTGCACCGACTCGGCGAACAACTGCTGATGCTCAAGTACGCCCCATGAAACAACATCCCTTCCTTCGCCATCCGATCGAGGTGCGGCGTCTTCGCCACCTTGCTCCCGTAACAGCCAAGGTCATCCCAGGAAATATCGTCGGTGATAAAGAGAATAAAATTGGGCTTATCCGCTGCTTGAGCAGGAAAAAAGGCGGCCACTAAAAGAGATAAAATTAGTTTCATACTTCAATTTGAATTTTTTTTGATATTAGCCAGTTGCTCCTTAGCAGGTTCAAAGCCATTTTCCGCGGCTACATTAAGCCATCTTACCGCTTCTCTGTCATTTTCCTTAACCCCAATACCTTTCGAATACATTGATGCTAATTGGTACTGTGCGACCGGAAGATTATGTTCTGCAGCAGAAGAAATATAATCAAATGCAGTTTTATAATCTTTTTGAACCCCTTGAGCGGTGAGGTACATAACTCCAAGTGAATAGTACGCAAAGGGTAAGTTTTGCTCTGCAGCTTTACGCCACCATTTGGCTGCTTCCTGAAAGTTTTGCTCCACACCATGGCCTTTGGCAAACATCCCTCCCAAGGTGTATTGAGCCATAGGAGAGCCTTGATCTGCCGCCTTACGATACCATTTAATTGCTTGTTCGTAATCTTGCTCTACTCCTTGGCCTCTTGCATACGCCATTCCAAGGGCGGTTTGCGCTCTATGATTGCCTTTTTCAGATGCCTTTCGGTACCATTTAAAAGCTTCTTTGTAATCCTGCTCCACGCCCCCCGCTTCAGTGTAAA from Limisphaerales bacterium encodes:
- a CDS encoding sulfatase, with product MKLILSLLVAAFFPAQAADKPNFILFITDDISWDDLGCYGSKVAKTPHLDRMAKEGMLFHGAYLSISSCSPSRCSLITGRYPHNTGASELHTSMPADQPVFPEALQAAGYYTALSGKHHMGKAVNRGFDKVSGGKGPSKSADWVPMLQERPKDQPFFFWFASSDAHRGWALNDKAPLYKPEDIEVPPYLYDGPVTRKDLAEYMHEVSRTDYYMGQLRAELKRQGIEKDTYIIYMTDNGRPFPRSKTRLYDSGIRTPFLIARPGTIAPAETQSLISSIDISATILDLAGAKKDKRIQGVSFAPILENPKATVRDYVFAEHNWHVYQAHERMVRWKDWVLIRNAYPHLQNLCMEGDPSHPAGAELWKMHAAGKLNKNQLDIFLKPRPALELYDLSKDPHQLRNLAADKKYAAEISQLTQLLDRWAEDTGDTVPKNPTPNRQTPDGKRFKGWKHGTQPGTERGATKINHPGPVRD
- a CDS encoding sel1 repeat family protein — encoded protein: MKTICTYLFCMGCLVFLGCGKRQSEQDSPSSALVLEQKTPPLKMKAKKLAENLKEEFNEIKTMAESGDAEAQFQLAKMYGEGRGVEKDFGEFIIWMRKSAEQKNPKAQFQLALQLKKGIWTPKYENELSDLFEASKVGLRKLAEAGDSEAQVSLGAIYTEAGGVEQDYKEAFKWYRKASEKGNHRAQTALGMAYARGQGVEQDYEQAIKWYRKAADQGSPMAQYTLGGMFAKGHGVEQNFQEAAKWWRKAAEQNLPFAYYSLGVMYLTAQGVQKDYKTAFDYISSAAEHNLPVAQYQLASMYSKGIGVKENDREAVRWLNVAAENGFEPAKEQLANIKKNSN